From the Toxoplasma gondii ME49 chromosome VIIa, whole genome shotgun sequence genome, one window contains:
- a CDS encoding hypothetical protein (encoded by transcript TGME49_203740), whose translation MHASLGRKIWLSPGNAVLICNFHFHSLCQVKLKEYCAHEDASPGTTACYLCFSGNERLHYCMMTMGAQLARVSLGHARSSPIPPLPGTAHTTVFLVFIVTLLLSQRGSYVDVMAIPVGGSAVGSNGEPPFDAGKGVASEQSGTGTEPSASTMKAALGPASQTSEKLPVPAAAKPVIHLDVGEKEGNDALSSLEESSLVFTDGVHTAGSSRPSFRRKRIVKRVLGPLLVLAVLSALLRTLSRYSWTGGSPSRQSTGGATAGARGDQRER comes from the coding sequence ATGCATGCGAGTTTGGGACGTAAGATTTGGTTAAGTCCCGGCAACGCTGTCTTGATTTGCAACTTCCATTTCCATTCGTTGTGTCAGGTGAAACTTAAGGAGTATTGTGCACATGAGGACGCCTCTCCGGGGACTACCGCTTGTTATTTGTGTTTCTCTGGCAATGAACGCCTGCATTATTGTATGATGACGATGGGAGCACAGCTTGCCAGGGTCAGTTTGGGGCACGCTAGGTCGTCTCCGATTCCCCCCCTTCCGGGTACTGCACATACcactgtcttcctcgtcttcataGTGACACTGTTGCTAAGTCAGCGTGGATCGTATGTTGACGTGATGGCGATCCCCGTTGGCGGGTCAGCAGTTGGTAGCAATGGGGAGCCTCCGTTTGACGCTGGAAAAGGCGTGGCCTCAGAGCAATCTGGTACAGGGACAGAACCAAGCGCCTCCACGATGAAGGCTGCCCTTGGGCCGGCTTCTCAAACTTCTGAGAAATTGCCGGTGCCTGCTGCCGCTAAACCAGTCATCCATTTGGATGTcggggaaaaagaaggcaaCGATGCCCTTTCCTCCCTTGAAGAATCGAGCCTCGTGTTCACTGATGGCGTGCACACAGCTGGCTCCTCCAGGCCGAGTTTCCGTCGCAAACGGATAGTGAAGAGGGTACTCGGTCCATTGCTTGTGCTTGCAGTTTTAAGTGCGCTGCTTAGAACACTTTCCCGATATTCTTGGACCGGGGGTTCGCCCTCTCGACAAAGCACTGGTGGTGCCACAGCTGGTGCGCGGGGAGATCAACGGGAGCGATAG
- a CDS encoding hypothetical protein (encoded by transcript TGME49_203735) produces the protein MTWLRSGVNITAQLQCATTVHNYTAAALQTTPHQRSCHQRARRWWTDAARLRKKTLRKRNAICRQLLWRFSLHTCPMRNNWSSVVTSHLQLHS, from the exons ATGACGTGGCTACGTTCAGGTGTAAACATCACTGCGCAACTACAGTGCGCAACTACAGTGCACAACTACACTGCGGCTGCGTTACAGACGACTCCACACCAACGGTCTTGCCACCAA cgagccAGGCGTTGGTGGACAGATGCAGCGAGActtcgaaaaaaaacgctAAGAAAGCGCAACGCGATTTGCCGGCAACTTCTCTGGCGTTTTTCCTTGCACACTTGCCCCATGAGAAATAACTGGTCCTCTGTAGTCACTTCTCATCTGCAGCTACATTCTTGA
- a CDS encoding hypothetical protein (encoded by transcript TGME49_203730) has product MRRLVPCRGCASYGNHPTSFGRRLLPSLPTQCFAVGSSPAPPLRDHQRTVSCLCRSPTVWSDEDSTGPGFSVSQIGKKVRLPIQASPVSSGFPVLSPVAANGGSQSPRASKHCVARVSWRFVSSSSHRRHGLSASEAATPVSSGSQAAKPSPSSDPLFPSLSSPSYVPCASSWMPSFAVRPRPEFSPLPGMNSSVLPTSPLPPPVSSSSPSPLFTSSSPSAAYSGPSFPSSPAHAVHSSSSSAASPRPPPSHLVVPVASMSAQHASGPPPPPVFPCPPPVPHFPPSASHAASVGPEAGQHPQATTVSRGTPSRAILSPPVHTTRVGSPWSPAGGSRPSLRPTPPPPTHPVAPSLPFYSYRYHPPPEYDEPTSEASTCFHTSLESNGSLYLSGTSSTHLLSGSSSQHAAEELHIQRIHRDVSGRSLSAPVLVGHLYSLASCAVKYTLIASPPASSSFFIPSNSLFARHAPPPSSVAAHEAPSSLISTAGLVAGALCGRIPELEVTDVPPLLDGISVLLLLHQQQIQKGRRKKLEALVAARPDTASPDLPGDKRAEGALEPPAGGVSRGMERGGTTDEAHDAAAGLQLRLVAKVLLDRLEELLHLLRIDEVSRAAWQAACVLPPSVVSPFFFYAVDLRMGDAVCLLASEGLNNPELFDQLLHIRSAKWQASGRLPGNTSAGTGGEDELSEAHGRLAYLARVLHPFAAKPLISKVSFLRSAPMLKVVTHLLEDTNETDPDTLVRLLHLFGNSVQARRLTKLILSRLNVEGDATLPDSVLVDVSIAAGAGELPHQLTSACVRRLLARASQGMHTHALAESVLALAGHLTLEQLFDLAAPLQERAEFLSARQQAALLLLYAQACVAATDLIRVLETHLLASMDTLPVDLFARTALAFSMSTSVSLLTVNKIAQTLQGHALANTISPERLVDVTLALAVAGLQNLRCWEAFGVATRIADFSWKSLPILAWIFAMTDYREISAWQSIALLIPQFATDLSMVQRSQLYEAFTAARLIGFFNVQEQVPELTSRLSSWRRYWIRLRGHSTSGSRGAGRVPASKESADGDEDEKKQNEPLMSPVPYDAIFYVARIQCFQGRETELYTIPFLVPKYNLIFEPLDATPIHQGTGMKLGEVALRHRVWSVMGFNILTVMHSEFHQFFETPSKRKDRQGGEEDKPDDEGAQKPSELQMVLEDGRKFNVGAAANFLTSRIENVARQASTLDSWLSVLKGGPQPQAQTTLPTPACNFSSTSL; this is encoded by the exons ATGCGTCGCCTGGTGCCGTGTCGCGGTTGCGCGTCTTACGGGAATCATCCCACATCTTTTGGACGTCGTCTGTTGCCCTCCTTGCCTACACAGTGCTTCGCTGTGGGTTCTTCTCCAGCACCCCCGCTGAGGGACCACCAGCGGACTGTatcctgtctctgccgttCGCCCACGGTATGGTCAGACGAGGACTCAACAGGGCCTGGTTTCTCGGTCTCTCAGATTGGCAAGAAGGTGAGGCTGCCGATTCAGGCgtcacctgtctcctccggctTCCCCGTCCTCTCTCCCGTGGCCGCTAATGGGGGGTCTCAATCCCCTCGGGCTTCCAAACACTGCGtcgcgcgcgtctcttgGCGAtttgtttcctcctcttctcaccGGCGACACGGGCTGTCGGCAAGCGAAGCCGCGACCCCCGTGTCGTCGGGGTCACAAGCTGCTAagccttccccttcttcggaTCCTTTGTTTCCATCCCTATCTTCTCCGTCGTACGTCCCCTGTGCATCCAGCTGGATGCCCTCATTCGCAGTTCGTCCACGTCCTGagttctctccgcttccagGAATGAACTCGTCAGTGCTTCCTacctctcctctgcctccgcctgtttccagttcctctccgtctccattATTCACCTCTTCGTCACCATCGGCCGCGTATTCCGGTCCTTCATTCCCGTCATCTCCTGCACATGCAGTtcattcttcctcttcctccgccgCTTCTCCCCGGCCTCCGCCTTCTCATCTCGTGGTGCCTGTTGCTTCCATGTCCGCACAGCATGCATCTGGCCCTCCCCCGCCTCCGGTCTTTCCATGTCCGCCGCCTGTCCCCCACTTTCCGCCCTCTGCGTCTCACGCTGCTTCTGTCGGCCCTGAGGCAGGACAGCACCCGCAGGCCACGACAGTTTCGAGAGGCACTCCCTCTCGTGCGATCCTCTCTCCACCAGTGCATACTACTCGTGTTGGCTCACCGTGGTCGCCCGCAGGTGGTAGCCGTCCTTCCTTGCgtcctacgcctcctccccCCACTCACCCTGTGGCCCCTTCCCTCCCTTTCTACAGCTACAGGTACCATCCTCCACCTGAGTATGACGAGCCCACTTCTGAAGCGAGTACTTGCTTCCATACGTCTTTGGAAAGCAACGGGTCACTCTATCTTTCTGGTACATCGTCAACGCATCTACTCTCTGGGTCGTCGTCGCAGCACGCCGCTGAGGAGCTACACATTCAGCGCATTCACCGAGACGTGTCGGgcaggtctctctctgctccggTGCTAGTGGGTCACCTATACTCGCTCGCTTCCTGTGCGGTCAAGTACACGTTGATCGCGTCGCCTCCGGCCTCCTCGTCGTTCTTCATTCCTTCGAACTCGCTGTTCGCCCGCCACGCCCCTCCGCCTTCATCTGTGGCCGCCCACGAAGCTCCTTCCTCCCTTATCTCGACCGCAGGGCTCGTTGCGGGAGCCCTGTGTGGTCGCATTCCAGAGCTGGAAGTCACCGATGTGCCGCCTTTGCTGGACGGCatctctgtgcttcttctccttcaccaACAACAGATccagaaagggagacgcaAGAAACTGGAGGCACTCGTGGCGGCAAGACCCGACACCGCATCTCCAGACTTGCCAGGCGACAAACGAGCCGAGGGAGCCTTAGAACCCCCTGCAGGTGGAGTCTCGCGGGGAATGGAGCGTGGCGGAACGACTGACGAAGCCCACGATGCTGCTGCTGGTCTTCAGCTACGGTTAGTGGCAAAAGTGCTTCTGGACAGACTTGAAGAGCTGCTACATCTTCTGAGAATTGATGAG GTGTCGCGAGCAGCTTGGCAAGCCGCATGCGTTCTTCCCCCTTCCGTCGTCtccccgtttttcttctACGCAGTAGACCTTCGTATGGGGGACGCAGTGTGTCTCCTTGCTTCAGAAGGCCTGAACAATCCCGAGCTTTTTGACCAGCTCCTCCATATCCGGTCGGCGAAATGGCAGGCCAGTGGCAGACTTCCCGGGAATACATCAGCTGGAACAGGGGGTGAAGACGAGCTTAGCGAAGCACATGGACGACTTGCCTATCTGGCTCGCGTTCTTCACCCTTTTGCTGCGAAACCG CTGATCAGCAAAGTGTCGTTTCTTCGAAGCGCTCCGATGCTGAAAGTGGTTACACATCTTCTCGAGGACACGAACG AAACAGATCCGGACACGCTTGTCCGACTGCTCCATCTTTTTGGCAACTCTGTCC AGGCGCGACGGTTGACCAAGTTGATCTTGTCACGATTGAACGTCGAGGGAGATGCCACTCTTCCAGACTCAG TCCTCGTCGATGTCTCCATCGCCGCTGGAGCAGGCGAACTGCCACACCAGCTGACGTCAGCATGCGTGCGGAGACTTCTCGCCCGAGCTTCGCAGGGAATGCATACCCATGCCCTCGCGGAAAGCGTGCTTGCCCTGGCAG GACACTTGACTCTCGAGCAGCTTTTTGATCTGGCTGCCCCCCTTCAAGAGCGTGCCGAATTTTTGAGCGCGCGGCAGCAAGcggcgcttctccttctttaCGCACAGGCGTGCGTCGCAGCAACAGATCTTATTCGAGTTCTTGAGACT CATTTACTTGCATCTATGGACACCCTCCCCGTGGACCTCTTCGCCCGGACAGCCCTTGCCTTCTCCATGAGCACATCAGTCTCCCTCCTGACTGTGAACAAAATCGCGCAGACTCTTCAGGGCCACGCTCTCGCCAATACGATATCCCCAGAAAGG CTCGTCGATGTGACGCTGGCTTTGGCAGTGGCTGGACTCCAAAACCTCCGCTGCTGGGAAGCTTTTGGAGTTGCAACCCGCATTGCCGACTTTAGCTGGAAGTCGCTGCCGATCCTTGCATGGATTTTTGCCATGACGGACTATCGAGAAATATCGGCGTGGCAGTCCATCGCCCTTCT AATTCCTCAATTCGCGACGGATTTGTCAATGGTTCAGCGGAGCCAGCTGTACGAGGCGTTCACGGCTGCTCGTTTGATTGGTTTCTTCAATGTTCAAGAACAAGTTCCAGAGCTGACCTCTCGGCTGTCAAGCTGGCGGCGATATTGGATTCGCTTACGCGGTCACTCGACGTCAGGCTCCAGAGGCGCAGGGCGAGTTCCCGCTAGCAAGGAGAGCGCCGACggggacgaagacgagaagaagcaaaacgaACCGCTAATGAGTCCTGTGCCGTACGATGCTATTTTCTACGTTGCGAGAATTCAGTGTTTTCAAGGCCGGGAAACAGAGCTCTATACGATTCCTTTTCTTGTACCCAAGTACAATCTTATTTTCGAGCCTCTTGATGCAACGCCGATACACCAG GGAACGGGTATGAAATTGGGCGAGGTGGCGCTGCGCCACCGAGTTTGGTCCGTAATGGGGTTCAATATTTTGACGGTAATGCACTCGGAATTCCATCAGTTCTTTGAGACCCCTTCCAAGCGTAAAGATCGTCaaggaggggaggaagacaAACCCGATGATGAAGGAGCGCAAAAGCCCTCCGAACTGCAGATGGTTCTTGAAGACGGACGAAAGTTCAACGTAGGGGCCGCAGCGAATTTCCTGACGTCGCGAATCGAAAATGTCGCTCGTCAGGCCTCAACTCTGGATAGCTGGTTGAGTGTACTGAAAGGAGGCCCGCAGCCGCAGGCTCAAACAACTTTGCCTACTCCTGCCTGTAATTTCTCCTCCACATCGCTGTAA